The Ostrea edulis chromosome 1, xbOstEdul1.1, whole genome shotgun sequence genomic sequence ATACATGTTCACCATGCATTTAATTGGTGTATTGACGAAGCACTAGTCTGACATATTCCCAAGtagaaaaattgattttaagTCATTTGATGTGTGTTTCTATACTAAATTATTAATTACAGTGATCTGCACGAACAAGGGGTGGCTATATCGCTATGTCCTACACTTAACGGAATACATTTAATGTGTAAATTACAATCTAcagggcgccaccagataactgaaaaattgttgagtttggtggaaaaaagcaacaacaaaaaacaaacaaaaaaaatcctAATTTTCAAGGGGAAGTGACAAAACTAAATCTTTATGCTAAGAGACGATGGGGGGTCGGGGGGGGTCCGTATATTTTTCAATGCACATCAAACTGTTCTGCATGTTTTCAACAGTTTATAAATTCAGCATGGTTTTTTTTAGGACATGAGCAATATGCTCATATTTCAATACAGGGATATTCTGTTGTgttgatcacgtgatatacaTCAAAGTGCAAGATGACTGCAGATTTGAAAATTAACCATTATTTTATATTGTCGAAAGCATATACACTGAATGCATGCAACTTTGACTGAATGATCTAATAAATGATGAATTACAGATAATTTTTTGGAGGAAAGTATTTTCCTTTCCATGGTATCGATTTTACTGAGCACGGACAAAAGACAAAAATGCACATCGAGGAAACACATTTTTCATTCCATGTTCATGAAAAATACAACGTTTTTGATAACGTTGGtagataaaagaaaaaatgaagaaaaaattgaaaagtaatgattcttcaaacatttttacatgtaaatgaaacaAGTTTGAATGAATGGTAGActagtatgatatatatatgataaatatgCCATTACACATTATAAGTTGTATTTTCAGTATGGAAATATTATGATTTATGCATATTTAGATTATTTTACCCGTCCTTTGCCCCGGGTAAATATATTCCAAGACTTTTAACATGGGAAGCACATTTCATAGTGTACAGTTATGGATGTTGTTATGATGCCGGTGTTGTTGCGCAAACAGTCGGTATATTCCTTACACGTGATACTATATTTGCTAAACACTTTTGTCCGTTTCGGTGCATGACTAGCATTTTTTAGTGCAGTGGAACAATATTTGTGAATTTCAGGGTTACCGCAACCCACTACTGCGTGCATAATAATTGTGACATCTCTTACATGAGTTCTCCTGATACCATAATCATTACCGGAATATTTCATCTATAAGCAACAGGCTCATACTTTGAAGTTCGTATCTCTGTGGCATGTTTTGGTAAATTAGAGTCTTTGGTAGaagtctttgaaaataaacttatgttgaatttatatatatcaaaaatgaTTTGATTATCAAAGACTTATTTTGCAATGAACGCCCCCAGCGCCCATTATAATGACTCTCTATGGTAGattttacatactgtataaATTAAAATCCATATATGTTCAGGTAAAACTGGAATATGTATGAATTATACAAGCTCAGGTAGCTATCATTAgtagggtacctgtaaagtgtacaatctgtttcgtttcgtttcggtaggtttcgtttcggtagatttcgtttcgtttcgtttcgcactttacaggttcCCATCATTAGTATAACATTTGTACACAGtgcaatacatgtacctatacaTATGAGGAGCACAACACTGCATGAAAAAACCCGCCGTTAACTAGCGTTATACAACCCGCCGTTAACTAGCGTTATAAAACCCGCCGTTAACTAGCGTTATACAACCCGCCGTTAACTAGCGTTATACAACCCGCCGTTAACTAGCGTTATGCAAAccttttttctgcaatgttttcGAGCTGCATAGCCCgtttaacaaaccaaagaaagatattttgttattcatattcttgTATATTTAATCTTCTAGATATAAAACTTCTAAGTAAAGTACAGTTATCTAAACATAACAGCTGAAAATCGTCTGACCTTGACTTGTCTCAATATTTGATATCCATATTGGCATGATGGGGAATATATATTCCAAAAAGGACAACCTCTAAACCCATGtaataaatcattatataaGTAAgctttatttattatatttattcaaataaaaggtttttaaaaaacaccagaaaacattttttcaataatttcaACAATACCGTGAAATATAGGTCGCTGACTATGTAGAACTAAAAAACCGAATCTTACTAGTTTGAATGTAGTTGCAAATGACAAGCAGATACACACAATGATGTAAATAcatttgtgaaaagtttattttctcttttacaCAGATCGTTTCATACTTCATACGTGCACTATACGCAAGGTAACCTAAAGAGACAAATACCCCCGCGAGCTCATCCATATTGGGGCATATTTGAAATAATGTATAGCTGAATACCATAGAGACCTTTATAAGTTTCAATATGATTTATGTTTGACCTAATTACAAGTTGTAGGCTGCATTGAATTCCCTTGACCTCGATTTTTATCCATGTTCATGGTgaaaaggagaaaatgcaaatCCGAGATATACAGTATACATTGTACAGTAAATATTTGGTCACCAAATCGAGTCTACACTTAAATCAGGTAATCTCAATAACAGATGGATGGATGAAATGTCAGGCAGATATGGTGAAACCAATACAAACCCAAAAGTTGTATGGGGCGGGGGGGGGGATGTTGGCTGAATgtacaggatttttttttaaaatctataaatagcCATAACTTTATctcaaaattaaacaaaaatcaacCTGAAAATACCAGATGAACTGGTTTACATAGTATACAACATTTCCAcaaaatttggtataaagtaaATGAGAAATTTGAAAACTGAATCGTCTCCTTTAAAAAAGACAGCAGCATGTATTTACATTGCATATTACTAAAGTTCTGTTTCAGTACCCTCTAAATACAGATACACATTGAAAACATGCAATGTTTTATGCTAAAGAGCAATAACGATTTTAATCTCGATATCAAAACAAAGCAACACAAAATTCGAAGTGCAATTTGATTACTTTTCTTGAAATATGGACACTTTGCATTGATTTTGAAGCGCCTATTATTCACTATTGCATTTCAAAGAGTGATGTTAGATTACAGAAATGACAAGCGAATATTTCTCTATCTAAATGTTTATCACCCCCAGCCACACATACAACTTCAGTTTGCTTAAACCAAACTTCGCTTTCAGTTTGTTAGCTTGCTATGACCgaatattatcattataattCTACGACGCCCATTTCCATACCAGCTCACCGGTCAAACATATCTTAACCAATAACTCCAACAACCCCGTTATTGGTCATGAAGAACATCTGAACCAGTAACCATGACAACATAGTCACCGGTTAAACAGAAAAACAGAATTAGCAACGACGGCAACATAATAACCGGTAACACAAATCATCTTAACCAATAACCATGACAAAATAGTCACCGGTCACGCAGAACACACGAATCAGTAACCACGACAACATAGTCACCGGTTACACAGCGAACTAGCAACGACTAACACAGAACATCTGAACTAGAAATGACGTCAACATAGTAACCGGTTACACAGAAAATCAGAACTGGTAATGACGTCAACATAGTAACCGGTTACACAGAACATCAGACCTAGTAATGACGTCAACATAGTAACCGGTTACACAGAACATCAGAACTAGTAATGACGTCAACATAGTAACCGCTAACACAGAACACCAGAACCGGTAATGACGTCAACCGAATCGATAATCTGAGCCAGTAACCCCGACGGCATCCAAGGAAGATTATCTACTTGCAAAACAACAACAACGGCGTcctgatgaaaatattttgctttgTAGCATTATATGACAATTAATTAGTCAAGATTCGCTATCGTAATTTTTAAGCtttatatcataaaaatgaCTTTGACAGGCTTCATGAAATCCCATAACTTAAGAGTAAATGTAACATCGGTTTTgttaaagttttgtttttaaattttgttgttttggtgttgtgtgtgggattttttaatttgttttgtttttggttgttGCTTTTTTCCCACTTTTGTAGAGACATCAACATTTGTAGATAAAGTGACACAGTGCTCAGGGCCGTATCGGTGGACGTTCTCCATCATGCCAATGCTTGTCGTTACATGTGACTTCCGTTTTGAAAGCAATATGCGAAAGACTTTCACTTCCATTGTCGGACACTTGGAGAAGGAACAGccactacctatgtttaaaCGCCTAAGGGTTTACCCGGCACTGACATCGCGACATATTGGACAGAGAGTGAACCACAACCATAGACATGACGAAATCTGTATTTCAAATCATTGCCTATCTTATCTATACATAGAAACATAGTTTATACCAATAGGTAGTAGAAAATATATGTACTTCAAACATAATAGGTCCTCATAAAATGGAGTAAGGAAATAACCCGTCTTCACCTCGTTACAGCATGAGATGGGTGTTAAACTCACAATATCATTagaaatataattaaaagtaTATACATCAATGTGTTTTACCGAGGAGAAATATCTCTACAAGGAAAGATACAACAAACATACAACATGGGTCTATAAATACATGGGTGCATGATCGTGAATCAGGTGACTTTAGTTTTAGACGCAACAGACCAGACCAAGATACGAATCTGGCCTCCTGATTCTTTAATAAGCTGCTCTACAAACGTGCCTATCTAATCACCAGCGATCAAACCCTACACCATCTCCTAAGAGGACTTCACCCCCGAAGATCGAGATAGATGCTTTCACCTGGCAGTTTCGGAAGATGGCCATGGaccaaatgtaacagaaagGAAGAAAATGCAAAGCACAAGACCAAGatcccaggccccctgaatttTAGTGttaacagtaaaaaaaattaaaaatgtggaaagcagtaactctggagtaTTTCAGAACATTCCCATAAAGTTTCACGACACATTCTAGTATACATAGGACGcaagaagtttaaaatcaaatttggtcctaaagttaaaaacaaaattcGCCTTGAAACTCACTCGTTAAatgtcaagattttttttatcattcttattaaatttaaaagattttaagtGAAAAAGATCCAAACGTTTGTTTAATTTGTCACCTATGCAGTATATCTCATCTAGCTTAACAATAAAATTAAGTCGCACAGGATTCACGATCATggtaaaacacaaaaaaagCGTTCGTGTAATCTTGGAATGGGTGTTACAGACACCATAATAATGAAATGTTACTTTCTTACATTCTTGATTGTTCAAATTACATCATTCTACTCTTAAGTAAATCAACATCTTTTCATCTTAGTTTGCTTCACTTTGCAATAGTCCCATCCATCGACCAAATCTCTTTGCAATCTCTCGAACTTCGTCGACCATCAAGCTGAAGCACATTGAAATGAGAGTGAGTCCAAACagaagatacaatgtacatgttacTCTTTTGGCCTGGCTGGCCCACGACTCTAGACTGTGTCCAGGCACAACGTCCCCAAAGCCTATTGTACTGAGTGTGATGAAGCAGAAGTACCCGGCTGTAATGGGGTCCCAGGACTCCCACACACTGAATAATACAGTGCCTATCAGAATGTAGGCAATAACAATAAgaaaacacacatacacaggAACTCGTGTGTCTGAAACCTTTTCAGAGTCCGCCATTACAACCACAGCCTCGTTTTCAtcatcttctatttttatattttgggGGTTAGCTACGAGATATTTCGAAGAGGTATCAGACGTTTtgttaactttttttttcttgttgcATACTAATCGACGATAAAGTGCCTTGAATGAAATACCAAACATATGTCCCAGGTTGGCTAAACATATCATTGTTAAAGGGATTCCGACGAAGGCGTAGACAATCGTAGCCAAGCGTCCCGCTGTGGTTTTCGGTGTAATGTTTCCATACCCTGAAATAGTAAAACTATGTAATTTAAAGACATTcagtaatatttaatttgataaaagtCAAAAGGTGTATCTGCATAATAAACCAAACAACCCTGCTTCATTTATTATGCTTTCAGTGATATGTGGTAATGTCCCTCTAGAGCCGAAATAATCTACACtaagtattttttttacttcCATTAAGGCATGATGGTTCTGTTTCTTATGAATGTTTCATGATTCCCTGTATCACACGAGACTCTGATGTGGCAAAAGGTCACATCAAACTTGATGCAATGAATTCATcaataatgttgaatttttcGGTACATTTGCTCTCTTCTAAAACTACGTCACGTTTTGAAACCTGTTTATCTTGAGTAGAGAGTATGCAAGTGTTAGCTAATTTAAACGGGGGAATTTAAAGTATGAAAAGCATTTTTATATCCCTAATAGAATTTTTCATGCTAATTATAGAGAAAATGAATGAACCTTTCAAAGTCATTGTTTACCCAAGATGCAATGGAAAATGACCTCTGCTTATAAATCTGTATCTGAAATACGCATTCAATTCGAACACCCCAAATCAACATAATAAAACTGTCTCACGTCCTGTTAAAGTCAATAACGCCCCCGTGATattgttaaaataaatcattcatatttaatcatttatttaaacTGTTGCATTTGATGACTTGTGACAGAGATACTTTCTGATATTTTACCTCAACTAATTTTACTCCCACGGTAAAATGACTGTTCGCCTTGTAGCATAGAAAACCTAAAGTGGACGGttcttttttttgttggttttttttaaacgttTTATATTTGCATGCCTGCTTAAACCGTTTTTATAAAGTTGTTTGATTATCATTTGCCAATTAAGAATGGCGGAGACAAGGATTGTTTTCGGTATGATGAAATAGTTATCAAATATAAACTCGGGCTATAGTCGTTTTGTAAACTCCTAGGTAAAAACTGTTGACCTCGGACTAAAGCCCTTGGCCAACTACCTCGGGACTGACAAAATGACGATCATCCCTTATACCCATTTAATACTGTTTACTATATAATACATTAATCGCTAGTATGAAAATAGACTGCTTTCATCACCGTTCAAAAGCTACATAGTTTGTtctaatttattttacatagatattgctatataaatctaATATGGCTAACGAATTACACGGACCGGTAGCCCAggaaatgattttcaaatatatatttggTATACCTAACACTCATCAAGCACAACAATGATAATTCAACCCTGTGACAGTAAATAAAAACTTCAAAGACAGGTATTATAAATGTTAAATGAGTTCTTGATAAGCATGACTGCATCCAAACTAATGTTATGACTATATGTTAGTCCAAGCAGTGGGTTCAAAATGTTCCATTTGATAGTACATACGTCAACAACAACGATAAACATTTCATCATCAAGCCAATCAAAATCACGTACCTATTGTTGTTATAACGGTAACAGAATACAACAAAGCACCGGTGaatgaccaatcagagactCCGGCGTAATCCTCCTGCCTTCCATCCCATCCGTCCCTAGTTATCGCCAAATAGATATCTTTCTATTAAAAAGACACAGTTGATTGCCATTATTTCTTatgaaatatgtatacatgtctAATATGCATCTGTACAACATCGGTCTTGTATAATACCGCTCGATGAGCTTACAGCGAGCGCAGTGACGGCCACGAGTAGGACAGAGGAGTTTCGAGCTATATACGTATATAGTTTCATCCAAGTTGTATGCAGATTGAAAATGAGTAGGtctacaaatatttacatttccaatgtttttacctttGGTATCTTTAGCAATAttgaaatgatagtcatttcctcatgaatgtgatatGCGTATGAATATGAAGTATCCAATAATAATATAGTGCAACTATTTTAATTGCAGAGGATTTTTCTTCCTTTATTTCAATTAAACATCTTAATTACATTGGTACAAGTTATGTTACCCCACCCCTCACCCTCACCCCACCCCTCACCCGAGCTtattagaaattgaatatatttgtcCATTTTTGATGCACATCCACTTGTAAAAATGTTATTTCCTATAAGAAAAAGACCTTTATCTTATCCAACACTGTTTAAATCAAAGGAAAAAAACCCGCGacatcatttatttattaattgCGTACTTGTCCCCTTTTGCTCGGAACGGCTCATGATaaatttttgtaattatttaaATGTATTGGGTTTATCATAAaagcatgtacacatatatgtacatgtacatgtgtaattatTTAATTGTATTGGATTTGTGCTACAGAAAAATAACAAGTGAAAAACAACACACCTGGAAGTCTAGCAGTACATTGTCAACAGCATGTGACCAGTTCTTTTCTTCATAGAGCAACAGTTTCTTATTGAGAGTATAAATCTGCTTTATAGTGGTATTCCTAAGCTCTTCGACTATTACACGGTTCAGTTCCTCTGTTGTTTCTTCCAGGGCACCGAATATTACAGCCCCCAGGATCGCGTATGCGATCACGAGACACACGATACCAATCtgagaaaaacaaaacaccaCCAGCTTCTTAAGGAACCAGCAACATTTTTTACGACACTTAAAGCAAGAATCAGGCAGGTGTCTCCTTTGACGTTCGCTTTTGGTCATGTTGAACGCTTCATTGGTTGACTCGCAAGCAGACAGAGATATCCACTtctatattttatgtcaaataAATCCCTTCACGTTTTGGATTAATAAGTAAAGTTGCTCTTTTcaggaataaaacaaaactcaGTTCATATCCTTTATCTCGTTGCCCTACACTTTGATCTGTGTCACGAATTCAAACGCCCTGTTCACCAGCACCATTTAGAGGCTTTGAGATATTATCTAGCATTTTGACGCCTGCATTCCCCGGCCTGATGTATCGGCTGTGAGATTTGGGACTGTACTACATGCTCGGAAGTGAACTGCTCGGCGCATTGAAATGATGGATTGAGTTGACTTTGCGACAGCCCCGGATATTAAAGTAATTCAGATTCCATGCACAAGGTGCATGGTAATCAATTTTAAAGCAATTTatttttgtcaattttttttctttcttcaattGATTGTTTTAAAACTATCATATCTTAAAGTGCATCTGAACGCATCGCAAAATTTACACCATTAGTAAAATTTGCGTAAATGCATTGCACGAATTCGTTTTCTTCTGAAGCATTGATACAAAACGATATGAAACAATATCAATTactacaatattttttcagaaaacAAGAAGTGTATCTATTATTTACAAGAGTCAGACCAACGCGTCAGAAATGCAATTTCTTTGTCATTAGAAAAAAATAGTCATCAATAGTGTCAGCCAGATCACTTCACGCTGGTCATTAGTAGTCCGCGGGGAACCGTGATAAATTAGACATATTGTTGTATTACGTCTGGGCAATAAAATGTACTGGATGACGACAAAAGGGGTGAAACACTGGGGAATATTAAAACAAGTTTTCCGTAAAACGGTCTTAAAGTAATTGCgcaatttttcaatatactatTGAGTTGTGTTTTGTTTCAGCAATTGTAATCATACAATGTAATTGCGAACGTTTTTGTTAAATAATGTACACTGCACAAGTATTTTGTTCCCTGAACAAATTTTCATCACAGATAAAATTGCTTAATGAAGTCAAACTATTCACACCGTCCCATATAAAGCAAATATATGCATTGCATGAGAAACCATTGTGATTCCCTTACCGATATCGACTGATTTTTcctaatttttcatttcaaggTAAACACACagggaatatatatatgtatataaggccaattcaacttaattgatagattatcatccccgcccgcccctcaaaaattggtcCGCCCCAATATTTTGCAAAACTTGCTTtttccggaatattttcatgttcgattccggtatttacacttcttgtttacatttccggtataggaacgtgaaaagccacgtgaagaaaataaatctatatggttttcttaatttctcgcgttcttacagatttaaatcttgaagaagttaggtatatttctgCTATATCCTTAatttaaagcttaacctggaattagtgtatgaaaatagcatagattgatatccatctgccaTTAAATGATGCGGATCTGTTGAAAAAACActcgtttgtctttaatatttttctcagaaaataaaaattaaaaaataaaatcctcccacccgacccatactttttgctgacgctggatgataatctactaatcaagttgaattggccttaaatatgatatatataaagcacagaaatagcaatgaactcttaaatgaacataactgccctaagt encodes the following:
- the LOC125663692 gene encoding TWiK family of potassium channels protein 18-like, which encodes MTKSERQRRHLPDSCFKCRKKCCWFLKKLVVFCFSQIGIVCLVIAYAILGAVIFGALEETTEELNRVIVEELRNTTIKQIYTLNKKLLLYEEKNWSHAVDNVLLDFQKDIYLAITRDGWDGRQEDYAGVSDWSFTGALLYSVTVITTIGYGNITPKTTAGRLATIVYAFVGIPLTMICLANLGHMFGISFKALYRRLVCNKKKKVNKTSDTSSKYLVANPQNIKIEDDENEAVVVMADSEKVSDTRVPVYVCFLIVIAYILIGTVLFSVWESWDPITAGYFCFITLSTIGFGDVVPGHSLESWASQAKRVTCTLYLLFGLTLISMCFSLMVDEVREIAKRFGRWMGLLQSEAN